The window TCGGACACGGTCAAGCCGGGGAACGAGCCGGAGGGACACATCGGGTTCCCAATCCTCTCCAGGGCCGTGGCGTTCGAAGCTCGGGAATCGGTCAACATCATCGCGATGGGGGTCATCGTCGGCCTGGCCGCCCCGGCGGAGCCGGAACACATCCTCGCCCTGTTCGACAAAAAATACGCATCCCGGCCGCAACTCCAAGCCAAGATGAAGAAGCTCTTCGGGGAGGGCGTGAATATGGGGCGCGAGTCCCGGTAATGCCGCAGGAACGGAGCCGATATTCCCTGGAAGCGAAGAAAAAGTAAAAGCAAAATATGGATTGGGAGGAAATCGAAATGGAAAGAAAGACCAGCATGCTGGAATCCATTATCCTGTTCGCACTGATTTCCGTCACGATCGTCATCTTCGTCCAGCTCAAGCTGGGCCTGCAGATCCCGTTGCTCTTCTCCTGGATCATCCTCTACTTCTTCTGTCTGATCAAGGGGATCGACTACAACGCCCTTGAGAAACACGCGCTAGACGCCATCCGTTCCGCCTTTGTCGTCGTCCTGATTCTGCTCTCGGTGGGGACCCTCATCGGATCCTGGATCATCTCCGGGACGGTTCCAACGATCATCTGTTACGGGCTGGAGCTGATCAACCCTCGCTACTTCCTGCCGGTAACGGTGCTCATCTGCTCCATCATGTCCCTGGCCACGGGGACCTCCTACGGATCGGCGGGGTCCGGGGGACTCGCGATGATGGGCATCGGCATCGCCATGGGCTTCCCCCCCGGGATGATCGCCGGCGCCGTTATCTGCGGAGCGCTCTTCGGCGATAAGCTGTCCCCCTTCTCCGACAGCACGAACCTTGCCTCGGGCATGGCCAACGCGGACCTCTTCAAGCACATCCGAAGCTGCCTGTGGACCACGGTCCCCCCCTACATCCTGACGCTGATCTTCTTCACCTTCCTGGGTTTTCGCCATGTCGGGTCTGGAGTGTTCGACGAGGCGACCCTCGATTCCTATCGAGCGACCCTGAACGGGATTTTCAAGATCGGCTGGGTATCGCTGCTTCCGCTGATTTTGGTGGTGGTGCTCCTGATCCGCAAGGTCGCCGCCTTCATCAGCATCCTGATGGGAGCCCTCTTCGGCGTATTCGTGGCCTACTTCTATCAGGGCCGTGGATTCTCGGAGATCATGAAGACCCTTTACGAGGGCTTCACGATCTCCTCCGGGGTGGAGTTTGTGGACAAACTTCTGAACCGCGGCGGAATGATGAGCATGTTCGACCTCATGATCGTCATCGTCTTCGCCATCGGGCTGGGCAGCATGCTCGAATACCTTGGGGTGCTCGGCAACATCCTGGACCGGATAACCAAGAGGATCCACTCCACGGGCAGCCTGATCCTGGCGACGCTCGGGATCGGCTACGTCACCACGGCCATCGGCTGCAACATGGCGATGGGACAGGTCATCACGGGACGCCTCATGAGCCCCATCTTCAAGCAGCGCGGCGTCGCACCGGAGGTACTCTCCCGAACCCTGAGCGACGCCGGGGTCCTTGGAGGGACGATGATGCCCTGGCACACGACGTCCATCTTCTTTGCGACCACGCTCGGAGTCGGGTACCTGGACTACATCCCCTATGTGCCTCTCTGCTACCTGACGCCATTCGTCGCGCTGGTCATGGCCTACATGGGCATCGCCGTCGGAACCGCTCCGCCCGAGGATCCGGAGCCCGAGGCTTCCGCCTCCTGATCGGCAATCGACAAGGACCGCACCAGAATACCGCCAAGAGAAAAGAATCGGGCCCACCGTTTGTACTGGTGGGCCCGATTCTGGCATGGCTTGGATTCGGCACAACGCCCGCGGTCTATACGGGTTCCGCCTCCGGTTCCCGCCAGGCGACCAGACGGCGTTCGGCAAAGGCGACCAGGAGGTAGAGCAGCAGGCCGATCAGGCTCAACACGATGACGGAGGCCAGGATCAGGTTGATGTCGCTGGTCTCGTTCCCCAGCATCAGAAGGAAGCCCATCCCCGCCTTGCTGCCGATCATCTCGCCGACGACCGCCCCGATGACGGCCTGCGTGACGGCCACCTTCATCCCCGAGAGCAGCCAGGAGAGGGACGCGGGGAACTCCAGATAGGCGAAGCGCTGCCAGGCCGTGGCCCCCAGGACCGAGAGAAGCTGGTGCAGGTCGGCGTCGATGTCCCGGATCGCGGCCACCTCGTTGACCATAATGGGGAAGAAGACCACCAGGACCACCAGCGCCACCTTCGACTCGATGCCGAGGCCGAACCAGAGGATCAGGAGCGGCGCGATCGAGATCTTGGGAGCCGTCTGCACGATCAGGACAAAGGGCATCACCAGACGCTCCAGAAGACGGGACCTCGCGACCCAATACCCGGCGGCAACCCCGGCCGCTGCCCCGATCAGGACGCCCACGAAAACCTCGTGAAGCGTCACGCCCACGTGCCGCAGCATGTCCCCCCGCGTGAAGTGGAAGACCAGGTGCTTCAGAACGTCCTCCGGCTGCGGCAGCAGGTTCGGCGGAACGTCGAAGGCCGCGATGTAGGCCTTCCACCCCCAGATCAGCAGGGGGAACACGGCCGCGGGGGGCAGCCAGTTCAGCAGAGCTCGGCGCATGCGGACCGTCTCCCGCCCCTAGGGCCTCACGTAAAGCAGGTCCTCCGCCGATGGAGCCGTTTTCAGCACGCCGTACTCCTTCAGGATGGCGATGGACCGTCCCCAGCGCTCCGCGTCGGAGGCCCCCAACCCGTGCGCCTTCGTGTAGTCGCTGGTCCAGAGGTAGGGGATGAAGATCTCGTCCAGAATCCTCGTCACGACGTCGACGCGGTCGCCGAAGCTCGGCGCGTATTTGCTCACGGAGAGCTCGACGGCCTCGCGGCTGTGCCCGCCGATGATGTAATCCAGGGACCTGTCGAGGGCCGAGACGAACTTTTCCACCAGCTCGGGCTCGTCCTTCAGCAGCTTCTCCCCCGCGATCAGGACGTTTCCGTGCGAGGGCAGGAAGGTGTCGGACCGGATCTCGTCCACATCCACCCCCTGATTGCGCAGCTCCACGGTCCTCAGCATGGAGAAGACGATGGCGTCCACCTGTCCGTCGGCAAGGGCGCCCACGATGGCCCCCGTGCCGATGACCTCCAGGTCGAGGTCCGAGACGGCAAGGCCGGCCTCCTTGAGCATGACCTGGAGCTGAATGTAGTTCGGGCTCGCCAGGCTGGTGACCGCAACCTTCTTCCCCTTGAGATCGGCCGGTCCGGAGATCCCGCTCGACCGCTTGAAGATCGTCGCGCCCAACCCATGCTGATAGGTCGTATGGACCACCTTGACGGGGATCCCGGCCCCTCGGCCCACGATGACCGAATCCGCGTTGGGAAAGCCGAACTCCACGTTGCCCACGCCCACGTTCTTGACGATATCCGCCCCCGCGGAATAGTAGAACTCCACGTCGAGTCCCTGCTCGGCGAAATACCCCTTCTCCTGCGCCAGATAGAGCGGCGCGTAATAGGGGACGGCCGCCCCGTCGATCTGGATGGACACCTTGCGCAGGTCGGCGGCCTCCGCCCCCCGGCCGAACACGGCGCTCCCCAGCAGCACCAGCGCACCCAAAAGCAACTTCCTAATCATCTCCACACACGTCCTTTCCCATTTTCATCGCTTCCGGCTCCTCGAGCCTCAATCTTTCGTACAGACGGCGGGCCCCCGAGAGCGCAACCCGGCACAGGCGCCCCTGCGACTCCCCGTCGTCCACCAGCCAGCGATTCGTGACGCGGTTGCAGTGCACGGCGACGATGCTGCCCGCATGGACCCCGTACAGGGAGCCGAGGGTCAGGACCGTTTCGGCCTCCATCTCCATGTTCAGCACCCCGAGGCCGAGCATCTCCCGATACAGGGCGTCGTCGTCCGGCCGGGCGGAGGGCCCGGCGCGCCCCTGCCCGCGGTAGAAGCTCCCCACGGAGGCCCCGATGCCGACATGCCACCTCGCCCCCTGCTCGCGGCACGCATCGCGCAGGCACTCCAGGACGTCGAAGGATGCGACTGCGGGGTACTCCGGGCGCGCGTAGTGGATCGATGCCCCTCCCAGGCGCACCATGCCCGAGTTGAGGATCAGGTCGCCGCACTCGATGCCGGCGCGCAGCGCCCCGCATCCCCCGACCCGTATCAGGGCCCTGGCCCCGGAACGGATCAGCTCCACGACCGCGATCTCGGTCGAGGGTGCGCCGATTCCCGTGGAACAGACCGTTATGGGGACCCCATCGAACGTCCCCCGCCCGACGAGGAACTCCCGGTTGTCCGAGACGATGCGGAAATCCCGCAGCCCCTCCCCTATCCGCCCTACTCTGGCGGGGTCCCCCGGCAGCAGGACGATCGGCGCCACCTCGGAGGGCAGACAGCGCAGGTGAGGGAGGCGTCCGTCGTAGCGGGGATCGGACGCGCTGGTGTAACGGCTCACGGCGCGGCCTCCCTCAGGACGGCATGGGCGTCGCGCTTCGACTCGTGCCAGCCGAGAAGCCGCCCCTCCACAACGTCCAGCACCTCGTAGAGGAGGACGCCCAGGGAGGAGGTCACGATGATGGCGGCGACGAGGAGCGGCGTGTCGCTCAGGGCCGAGGCATAGGTCAGCAGGTAGCCCAGCCCCGATTTGCTCGAGATCCACTCGGCCACGATCGCCCCGATCACGGCTTGGACGATCCCCACCTTCAGCCCCGCGAAGATCGGCGGCAGGGACGAGGGCAGCTCCACCTCCCAGAACGTCTGCAGCCGCGAGGCCCGGAGGACGTGCATCAGGTCGCGCATCCCGCGGTCCACGGATTGCATCCCCAGGATCACGGACGCCATGACCGGGAAGAAGACCATGGACACGATCAGGATCAGCTTGGAGGCCCAGCCCAGCCCGAACCACAACACGAAGAGCGGTATGAGCGCTATTTTGGGGGCCGTCTGGGCGAAGAGGACGTAGGGCATCAGGGCCTTGCGGAGCAGCACGCTCCTGGCCAGGGGATAGCCGAACAGGAAGCCCAGAACGCTCCCGAGAAGGAACCCCGAGACGATCTCCCCCGTTGTGACGGCCAGGTGAAAGTATATCTCCCCCTTGAAGAGCCGGACGAGGCAGAGAAACGTCTCCTCCGGGGAGGGCAGGATGAAGGCCGGGACGTCGTATGCCGCGACGTACCCCTTCCAGATCCCCAGGAACAGGGCGAACGACAGCCCGTACTCGGCCGCGCGCCTCCAGCGGGTCGGGGTCATCCTATGACCTCCCGCAGGGCGCGGCAGTACTCGTTGAAGATGGGAAGCAGGCGCATCTCCTGGGTCCGGGGACGCGGGAGGTCCACGGTCAGGACCTTCCGGACCGTGCCGGGGCGCGGGGAGAGGACAAGAACCCGATCGGACAGGAACACGGCCTCGTCGATGCCGTGCGTGACGAAAAGGACCGTCTTTTGGGTGTCGCTCCAGATGCGGAGCAGCTCCATGTTCATGGTGTCCCGCGTGATGGCGTCCAGAGCCCCGAAGGGCTCGTCCATCAACAGGAGGGGCGGGCTGCAGGAGAGCGCGCGGGCGATGGAGACCCGCTGCTTCATCCCCCCGGAGAGCTCGTGAGGCAGGGCGTTTCTGAAGTCCGAGAGCCCGACCAGTTCGATCAGGGCATCGAGGTGCTCCCGATTCTCCTCCAGGGGGATTTTTTTGATCTTGAGGGGAAAGGCGATGTTCTCGAAGACGGTCTTC is drawn from uncultured Fretibacterium sp. and contains these coding sequences:
- the nhaC gene encoding Na+/H+ antiporter NhaC translates to MERKTSMLESIILFALISVTIVIFVQLKLGLQIPLLFSWIILYFFCLIKGIDYNALEKHALDAIRSAFVVVLILLSVGTLIGSWIISGTVPTIICYGLELINPRYFLPVTVLICSIMSLATGTSYGSAGSGGLAMMGIGIAMGFPPGMIAGAVICGALFGDKLSPFSDSTNLASGMANADLFKHIRSCLWTTVPPYILTLIFFTFLGFRHVGSGVFDEATLDSYRATLNGIFKIGWVSLLPLILVVVLLIRKVAAFISILMGALFGVFVAYFYQGRGFSEIMKTLYEGFTISSGVEFVDKLLNRGGMMSMFDLMIVIVFAIGLGSMLEYLGVLGNILDRITKRIHSTGSLILATLGIGYVTTAIGCNMAMGQVITGRLMSPIFKQRGVAPEVLSRTLSDAGVLGGTMMPWHTTSIFFATTLGVGYLDYIPYVPLCYLTPFVALVMAYMGIAVGTAPPEDPEPEASAS
- a CDS encoding ABC transporter permease, yielding MRRALLNWLPPAAVFPLLIWGWKAYIAAFDVPPNLLPQPEDVLKHLVFHFTRGDMLRHVGVTLHEVFVGVLIGAAAGVAAGYWVARSRLLERLVMPFVLIVQTAPKISIAPLLILWFGLGIESKVALVVLVVFFPIMVNEVAAIRDIDADLHQLLSVLGATAWQRFAYLEFPASLSWLLSGMKVAVTQAVIGAVVGEMIGSKAGMGFLLMLGNETSDINLILASVIVLSLIGLLLYLLVAFAERRLVAWREPEAEPV
- a CDS encoding ABC transporter substrate-binding protein — its product is MIRKLLLGALVLLGSAVFGRGAEAADLRKVSIQIDGAAVPYYAPLYLAQEKGYFAEQGLDVEFYYSAGADIVKNVGVGNVEFGFPNADSVIVGRGAGIPVKVVHTTYQHGLGATIFKRSSGISGPADLKGKKVAVTSLASPNYIQLQVMLKEAGLAVSDLDLEVIGTGAIVGALADGQVDAIVFSMLRTVELRNQGVDVDEIRSDTFLPSHGNVLIAGEKLLKDEPELVEKFVSALDRSLDYIIGGHSREAVELSVSKYAPSFGDRVDVVTRILDEIFIPYLWTSDYTKAHGLGASDAERWGRSIAILKEYGVLKTAPSAEDLLYVRP
- a CDS encoding nucleoside phosphorylase, with product MSRYTSASDPRYDGRLPHLRCLPSEVAPIVLLPGDPARVGRIGEGLRDFRIVSDNREFLVGRGTFDGVPITVCSTGIGAPSTEIAVVELIRSGARALIRVGGCGALRAGIECGDLILNSGMVRLGGASIHYARPEYPAVASFDVLECLRDACREQGARWHVGIGASVGSFYRGQGRAGPSARPDDDALYREMLGLGVLNMEMEAETVLTLGSLYGVHAGSIVAVHCNRVTNRWLVDDGESQGRLCRVALSGARRLYERLRLEEPEAMKMGKDVCGDD
- a CDS encoding ABC transporter permease: MTPTRWRRAAEYGLSFALFLGIWKGYVAAYDVPAFILPSPEETFLCLVRLFKGEIYFHLAVTTGEIVSGFLLGSVLGFLFGYPLARSVLLRKALMPYVLFAQTAPKIALIPLFVLWFGLGWASKLILIVSMVFFPVMASVILGMQSVDRGMRDLMHVLRASRLQTFWEVELPSSLPPIFAGLKVGIVQAVIGAIVAEWISSKSGLGYLLTYASALSDTPLLVAAIIVTSSLGVLLYEVLDVVEGRLLGWHESKRDAHAVLREAAP
- a CDS encoding ABC transporter ATP-binding protein, with product MTRELSLGVAGLSKVYRNFLRKETEALRDIDIEVPRGEFVSIIGPSGCGKSTLLRLISGLERPTSGEVRFGPGYGRGDIGFVFQNAVLLPWKTVFENIAFPLKIKKIPLEENREHLDALIELVGLSDFRNALPHELSGGMKQRVSIARALSCSPPLLLMDEPFGALDAITRDTMNMELLRIWSDTQKTVLFVTHGIDEAVFLSDRVLVLSPRPGTVRKVLTVDLPRPRTQEMRLLPIFNEYCRALREVIG